A genomic segment from Alistipes senegalensis JC50 encodes:
- a CDS encoding XRE family transcriptional regulator, which yields MNERVKLIRKQLGMTQEQLAQRLGIGKAALSMIETGKAGLSARNRNILVQELNVNPDWLETGKGNMFNAEPDLTAYMHRTDNSLPLQSVPLYSIEGTAGLVPLFSDRTQTKPVNFIHIPNLPKCDGAIYIVGDSMYPLLKSGDIVLYKQLHDIDDIFWGDMYLLSIDIDGEEYVTVKYIQKSDREGYVKLVSQNVHHADKDVEISRIRAIALVKASIRMNSIR from the coding sequence ATGAACGAACGGGTGAAACTGATACGCAAACAGCTCGGCATGACGCAAGAGCAGCTGGCACAGCGGCTTGGCATCGGCAAAGCGGCGCTTTCGATGATCGAGACCGGCAAGGCGGGGCTCTCGGCCCGCAACCGCAACATACTGGTTCAGGAATTGAACGTGAATCCCGACTGGCTCGAAACCGGCAAGGGCAACATGTTCAACGCCGAACCCGACCTGACGGCCTACATGCACCGCACGGACAATTCGCTGCCGTTGCAGAGCGTGCCGCTCTATTCGATCGAGGGCACGGCGGGGCTGGTGCCGCTCTTCTCCGACCGGACGCAGACCAAACCCGTCAATTTCATCCACATCCCCAACCTCCCGAAATGCGACGGGGCGATCTACATCGTCGGGGATTCGATGTACCCGCTGCTGAAGAGCGGCGACATCGTGCTCTACAAGCAGCTGCACGACATCGACGACATCTTTTGGGGCGACATGTACCTGTTGTCGATCGACATCGACGGCGAGGAGTACGTGACGGTGAAATACATTCAGAAATCCGACCGCGAGGGTTACGTGAAGCTCGTGAGTCAGAACGTGCACCACGCCGACAAGGACGTGGAAATCTCGCGCATCCGCGCCATCGCGCTCGTCAAGGCGAGTATCAGGATGAATTCCATAAGGTAA
- a CDS encoding DUF6047 family protein: MSRISDFFSRLLGRKVPASVFVTMNPQMQAVRIAVRENGRQSFEDYVREQVAACSRSSVVPDHTLLHLTFPDSKAIPSRRGTTNGYFYGKLAPAFIRQDIHPEPAVSLRDAAFALSKGLSPLSPAGRREQLMRDPEYRRFTMHCARTTPDDAPLYRAVTSSQGTYLFSDTPKGRRAMYCYMQYMTDRFFGMRTDADTLKIYELKHLPPRIAAMADKCIDKFVKSDLKSEYPGLEKSRYSFTEEKRIPTSVLSEGVCSATYSISPCYEDFERFVAGNRTQISSGNHDLATLLYIAENGYAASVADDGLHRFGHREFFSEVASKLRDCDRARMGNRQSTHDFGYGALQQQAREIAAGILRTEYNIQNGRFLTEHKESSPDVKQYVSLPGTDIAIERRETERRLRHSCPASGKRAAIKM; encoded by the coding sequence ATGTCACGAATTTCTGATTTTTTCAGCCGTTTGCTGGGCCGCAAGGTTCCAGCGAGTGTTTTCGTTACGATGAACCCGCAGATGCAGGCTGTGCGTATCGCCGTCCGAGAAAACGGACGTCAGTCTTTCGAAGACTACGTGCGGGAGCAGGTTGCCGCCTGCTCCCGTTCATCGGTCGTTCCCGACCACACGCTGCTGCATCTGACCTTTCCCGACAGCAAAGCGATTCCGTCGCGCCGAGGTACGACGAACGGATATTTTTACGGGAAGCTGGCTCCGGCTTTTATCCGGCAGGATATACACCCCGAACCGGCCGTTTCGCTCCGGGATGCGGCTTTCGCACTCTCGAAAGGTCTTTCGCCCCTCTCTCCGGCAGGGCGGCGGGAACAGCTGATGCGCGATCCCGAATACCGGAGATTTACGATGCATTGTGCCCGTACGACGCCCGACGATGCACCGCTCTATCGGGCTGTAACCTCTTCGCAGGGAACTTATCTCTTCAGCGATACGCCCAAGGGCCGGCGGGCCATGTACTGCTATATGCAATACATGACGGATCGCTTCTTCGGAATGCGGACTGATGCAGATACGCTGAAAATCTATGAATTGAAACATTTGCCGCCCCGAATCGCCGCGATGGCGGACAAGTGTATAGACAAATTCGTGAAAAGCGACCTGAAAAGCGAGTATCCGGGATTGGAGAAATCCCGGTACAGCTTTACCGAGGAGAAGCGGATTCCGACATCGGTACTTTCGGAAGGCGTATGTTCGGCAACATATTCCATATCGCCGTGCTACGAAGACTTCGAGAGGTTCGTTGCCGGGAACCGGACACAGATATCGTCAGGCAATCACGATCTCGCGACGCTGTTGTATATCGCGGAAAACGGGTATGCCGCATCTGTGGCCGACGACGGACTGCATCGTTTCGGACACCGGGAGTTCTTTTCCGAGGTGGCGTCGAAACTCCGGGATTGCGACCGGGCGCGTATGGGAAACCGGCAATCGACGCACGACTTCGGATACGGTGCCTTGCAGCAGCAGGCCCGTGAAATCGCAGCGGGTATTCTTCGCACGGAATACAACATTCAGAACGGGAGATTCCTGACGGAACACAAGGAGTCATCGCCGGATGTGAAACAGTATGTTTCCCTGCCCGGAACGGACATTGCAATCGAAAGGCGGGAAACGGAACGAAGGCTGCGGCATTCCTGTCCCGCCAGCGGCAAACGTGCCGCAATAAAAATGTAA
- the terL gene encoding phage terminase large subunit, which yields MPYSEGLPTAAAPPSFADFALGVYPFLELQPFHRTYYRVLEAFAAGRIRRLIVTMPPQHGKSVGATTLLPAYLLGLDPDLRVAVASYSGALASKFNRRVQRILESREYAAFFPGTAIKQGAKPAGYIRTADEVEIIGRRGGLLSVGREGSLTGNRVDCFVLDDLYKDALEANSPLVRANCWEWYTSVVRTRMHNASRELIVFTRWHEEDLIGTLAAREPVEELREWPQLESLPADRWLHLNFEALKSGPPTGIDPRQPGEALWEEQHGAALLAAKRRLDPLQFEAMYQGRPSSREGLLYGLNFAEYDDLPREIVRRANYTDTADTGDDYLCSICYAVDADGVIYVTDAVYSREPMETTEPLVGEALVRSDTRQAAVESNNGGRGFARAVQALAPGVRVEWFHQSANKEARILSNSATVLHLLRWPRGWNLRWPELYAHLTTYRRKFRANRWHDAADVVTGIIERETAGRDRKRVRGVRFCR from the coding sequence GTGCCGTATTCCGAAGGGCTGCCGACCGCTGCCGCGCCGCCCTCCTTCGCCGATTTCGCCCTCGGCGTCTATCCCTTTCTCGAACTGCAACCCTTCCACCGGACCTATTACCGCGTGCTGGAGGCTTTCGCCGCGGGGCGCATCCGGCGGCTGATCGTCACCATGCCGCCGCAGCACGGCAAGAGCGTCGGGGCCACGACGCTGCTCCCGGCCTACCTGCTGGGGCTGGACCCCGACCTGCGGGTCGCCGTCGCCTCCTACTCGGGGGCGCTGGCCTCGAAGTTCAACCGCCGCGTGCAGCGCATTCTCGAATCGCGGGAGTACGCCGCCTTTTTTCCCGGCACGGCCATCAAGCAGGGGGCGAAGCCCGCGGGCTACATCCGCACGGCCGACGAGGTCGAGATCATCGGCCGCCGGGGCGGACTGCTCTCCGTCGGGCGCGAAGGGTCGCTGACGGGCAACCGCGTGGACTGCTTCGTGCTGGACGACCTCTATAAGGATGCGCTCGAAGCCAATTCGCCGCTCGTCCGCGCCAACTGCTGGGAGTGGTACACCTCGGTGGTGAGGACCCGCATGCACAACGCCTCGCGCGAACTGATCGTCTTCACGCGCTGGCACGAGGAGGATTTGATCGGCACCCTCGCGGCCCGCGAGCCTGTCGAGGAGCTGCGCGAGTGGCCGCAGCTGGAGAGCCTGCCCGCCGACCGGTGGCTGCACCTCAATTTCGAGGCCCTGAAAAGCGGTCCGCCCACCGGCATCGACCCCCGGCAGCCCGGCGAAGCGTTGTGGGAGGAGCAGCACGGCGCGGCCCTGCTGGCGGCCAAACGGCGGCTGGACCCCCTGCAATTCGAGGCGATGTACCAGGGCCGCCCCTCGTCCCGCGAGGGACTTTTGTACGGGCTGAATTTCGCCGAGTACGACGATCTTCCCCGCGAGATCGTCCGCCGCGCCAACTACACCGACACGGCCGACACGGGCGACGACTACCTCTGCTCGATCTGCTACGCCGTCGATGCCGACGGGGTGATCTACGTCACCGATGCGGTCTACTCGCGCGAACCGATGGAGACGACCGAGCCGCTGGTGGGGGAGGCGTTAGTTCGCTCCGACACGCGGCAGGCGGCCGTCGAGAGCAACAACGGCGGCCGCGGATTCGCCCGGGCCGTGCAGGCGCTGGCTCCGGGCGTCCGGGTCGAGTGGTTCCACCAGAGCGCCAACAAGGAGGCCCGCATCCTCTCCAATTCGGCGACGGTCCTGCACCTCCTGCGGTGGCCCCGGGGGTGGAACCTCCGCTGGCCCGAGCTGTACGCCCATCTGACGACCTACCGGCGGAAATTCCGCGCCAACCGCTGGCACGACGCCGCCGACGTTGTGACGGGCATCATCGAGCGCGAAACCGCGGGCCGGGACCGCAAGCGGGTCCGGGGCGTGCGGTTCTGCCGGTGA
- a CDS encoding helix-turn-helix domain-containing protein, whose product MSDVITKRSEEFKELTDWMVQTTREIETAMKHLRPTIGQEHYLTGDEICRRFHVCKRTLQTLRDTKAIPYTTLGGKILYPESGIFEVLKKNYRDFRHWNK is encoded by the coding sequence ATGTCGGACGTTATCACGAAGCGATCCGAAGAGTTCAAGGAACTGACGGATTGGATGGTGCAAACCACGCGCGAGATCGAAACGGCCATGAAACATTTGCGGCCGACGATCGGTCAGGAGCATTATCTGACCGGAGATGAGATTTGCAGACGCTTCCATGTGTGCAAACGGACGTTGCAGACCTTGCGGGATACGAAAGCGATTCCCTATACGACGCTCGGCGGGAAAATCCTCTATCCCGAATCCGGGATCTTCGAGGTGCTGAAGAAAAACTACCGCGACTTCCGGCACTGGAATAAGTAA
- a CDS encoding site-specific integrase — protein MKSTFKVLFYLKKDKISKDGKVPVMGRITVNGTQAGFSCKLNIDPALWDEKTNYLKSQRNTLSREIHQTLENIKAQITKHYQSICDRDAYVTANKVKNAYHGFGDRYKTLIAAFDYHLDTIKARIGHDRTQRTYDKLMGERCCLMRYLVLKKLEDVTLKELDVTFIERYYAWMLSDGHCGKTTAFDRTQTLKCVLYVSVEQGWIDRHPFLAFKCAPDYKPRVFLSDEEIQRLMNVELRYHRQRAVRDMFIFCCFTGLAYIDLKNLTYDHIVTTPTGEQYIYNRRQKTGTPYHIMLLPIAQELIERYRGYPGKIDETRVFPVKDRKSMCTTIKRIAQKCGITKNLSTHIGRHTFGTTVTLEKGVPIETVSEMLGHKQITTTQIYAKLTANKMKEDVRLLTQRIGNLYELTQPTTRLLSKEA, from the coding sequence ATGAAAAGCACGTTCAAAGTTCTGTTTTATCTGAAAAAGGATAAAATCTCGAAAGACGGGAAAGTTCCGGTCATGGGCCGCATCACGGTCAATGGCACGCAAGCCGGTTTCAGTTGCAAATTGAATATCGACCCGGCGCTATGGGATGAGAAAACCAATTACTTGAAATCGCAACGAAATACGCTTTCGCGCGAAATTCACCAGACCCTTGAAAACATCAAGGCTCAAATCACTAAACATTATCAGTCGATCTGCGACCGGGATGCGTATGTCACGGCCAATAAGGTCAAGAATGCTTACCACGGTTTCGGCGACCGATATAAAACGCTTATTGCAGCTTTCGATTACCACTTGGACACCATCAAAGCACGAATCGGTCACGACAGAACGCAGCGTACTTACGATAAACTGATGGGAGAACGCTGTTGCCTGATGCGGTATCTGGTTCTGAAAAAACTGGAGGATGTGACCTTAAAGGAGTTGGATGTCACGTTCATCGAAAGATATTACGCATGGATGCTCTCAGACGGACATTGCGGCAAGACAACGGCTTTCGATCGCACCCAGACATTGAAATGTGTTTTATATGTATCCGTTGAGCAAGGCTGGATAGACCGTCATCCCTTTCTGGCGTTCAAATGTGCTCCTGATTATAAGCCCCGCGTGTTCCTGTCCGACGAAGAAATACAGCGGCTTATGAATGTGGAGTTACGCTATCACCGACAGCGGGCCGTGCGGGATATGTTTATTTTCTGTTGTTTCACCGGACTGGCTTATATAGATCTGAAGAATCTGACTTACGATCATATCGTAACAACTCCGACGGGAGAACAATATATCTACAATCGCCGTCAGAAGACCGGTACGCCTTATCACATCATGTTGCTGCCCATTGCGCAGGAACTTATCGAACGATATAGGGGGTATCCGGGTAAAATCGACGAAACGCGGGTCTTTCCCGTGAAAGATCGAAAAAGTATGTGTACGACAATAAAACGCATTGCCCAAAAGTGCGGTATTACCAAGAATCTATCGACGCATATCGGACGCCATACGTTCGGAACGACGGTCACATTGGAGAAAGGAGTACCTATCGAAACCGTTTCGGAAATGCTCGGACATAAGCAGATTACGACGACTCAGATCTACGCCAAATTAACCGCCAACAAGATGAAGGAAGACGTACGTCTTCTTACGCAGCGCATCGGTAATCTGTATGAACTCACACAGCCTACGACCCGGCTGCTTTCCAAAGAGGCTTAA
- a CDS encoding OmpA family protein produces MRIRKILSAGIVFGILWTMFGCSVAGRLQRHRTTASLSQLTRAERQQRQQDSRPQVVRLQRDSDTFYLAPVDTLADGERVMSVQIEQVTVISRMRSVPERNGHVVLDFIVTLPKQLLGRSRSVVITPVLHKPDESVPLEDLVIRGGRFSLLQERDYWQYETYVERFRPDTVGREAAFNRFVKFPYPEDVRLDSLVEGRSSVTYYYSQEVKTDETSKKMLVTLRGQVLAVDDSAYRLPPSDTLSYVVSSMLSFVDTLPRYRIKVIDKFITVEDRNYIQFFVGDTRVVDTLGDNQRQLDKITDLMQQIVEQQEFYVDTITLTAASSPEGDYAFNDRLSQGRAEALKRYLVRRYGRSIDTMLIVRWVAEDWAELTNRIRTDREVVNRDAVLELIVAEKNPDRREQAIRQQFPKEYAYIRSVIYPQLRAVNFRYNLRRKGMVKDTIHTTELDTAYARGVELLQKRKYAKALYILNDYNDRNTVVAHLSMDHNERALELLAAMPKDAVTEYLRAIACSRLGRKEEGRCHFLEACRLDGRMEYRGNLDPEIAELLKQ; encoded by the coding sequence ATGAGAATACGGAAAATCCTATCAGCGGGAATTGTTTTCGGCATATTGTGGACAATGTTCGGCTGCTCGGTGGCTGGACGGCTTCAGCGGCATCGGACGACAGCCTCGCTCTCGCAGCTTACTCGCGCCGAACGGCAGCAGCGACAGCAGGACAGCCGCCCGCAAGTCGTCAGACTCCAACGCGACAGCGACACGTTCTATCTCGCGCCCGTAGATACGCTTGCCGACGGCGAGCGCGTCATGTCCGTTCAAATCGAACAGGTAACGGTCATCTCGCGCATGCGGTCGGTTCCCGAACGCAACGGGCACGTCGTACTGGATTTCATCGTGACGCTGCCCAAGCAGCTGTTAGGCCGGAGCCGCAGTGTCGTCATTACTCCCGTCCTGCACAAGCCCGACGAGTCCGTGCCGCTCGAAGACCTCGTGATCCGCGGCGGACGGTTTTCACTGCTGCAAGAACGCGACTACTGGCAATACGAAACCTATGTCGAACGGTTCCGCCCCGATACCGTGGGGCGCGAGGCGGCCTTCAACCGCTTCGTGAAGTTTCCCTATCCGGAGGACGTACGGCTCGACTCATTGGTCGAAGGACGAAGCTCCGTTACATACTATTACTCGCAGGAAGTGAAAACGGATGAGACCTCGAAAAAGATGCTGGTAACGCTTCGGGGGCAGGTCTTGGCTGTGGATGACAGCGCCTACCGTCTGCCGCCGTCCGATACGTTGAGCTATGTCGTATCCTCGATGCTCTCCTTCGTCGATACCTTGCCGCGTTACCGCATCAAGGTTATCGACAAGTTCATAACCGTCGAGGATCGCAACTACATTCAGTTCTTTGTGGGCGATACTCGCGTGGTCGATACGCTGGGCGACAACCAACGGCAGTTGGATAAAATTACCGACCTGATGCAGCAGATCGTCGAACAGCAGGAGTTTTACGTCGATACCATTACGCTGACGGCGGCATCGTCTCCGGAGGGTGATTATGCTTTCAACGACCGTCTTTCGCAGGGACGGGCGGAGGCTCTCAAACGCTACCTCGTCCGCCGATACGGCAGAAGCATCGACACGATGCTCATCGTACGGTGGGTAGCTGAAGACTGGGCGGAATTGACGAACCGCATCCGAACAGACCGGGAGGTCGTAAACCGTGACGCTGTTCTGGAGCTAATCGTCGCAGAGAAGAATCCCGACCGACGGGAACAGGCCATCCGGCAGCAGTTCCCGAAAGAGTATGCCTATATCCGCTCGGTGATCTACCCGCAGCTGCGGGCCGTGAACTTCCGCTACAACCTGCGCCGCAAAGGGATGGTCAAGGATACGATCCACACCACGGAACTGGATACGGCCTATGCCCGCGGGGTGGAGCTGTTGCAGAAACGCAAATACGCCAAAGCACTCTATATTCTGAACGATTACAACGACCGCAACACGGTCGTGGCCCATCTGTCGATGGATCACAACGAGCGGGCTTTGGAGCTGTTGGCCGCGATGCCGAAAGATGCCGTGACGGAGTACCTGCGGGCCATCGCCTGCTCGCGTCTGGGGCGCAAGGAAGAGGGCCGCTGCCATTTCCTCGAAGCATGCCGCTTGGACGGGCGTATGGAATATCGGGGCAATCTCGATCCGGAGATTGCTGAACTCTTAAAACAATAG